From the genome of Primulina huaijiensis isolate GDHJ02 chromosome 11, ASM1229523v2, whole genome shotgun sequence:
tATCATAGTTCTTGATAGGTAATTCAATCAAATCTGCTAGATATTCTTTTTCTTGGAAGTTTAAGGGACAGTTTTTGTAAATGATGTCAGTAATCATTGTTGTCCCTATAGGTGAGCTAATTTCGAAGCTATATGGTAACTGCTCCGATAACAATGGTAATTTACGTACAAAAACTTTTgagataaaagaatgagtagctcTTGGATCAAATAAAGTTTCTGCAGAACTGGATAATATGGTAACAGTACCTTCTACGACTGCAGTGGGGTCAACTTCCTCTTCTTTGTTTCCTAAGAAGGCATAGGCTCGAGCATGTATCTTTGCCTTTGTTGTGGGTTGAGTCTTCTGCGTTCTTTTTGGACAATCTTGAATACGGTGTTGCTCACTTCCGCAAATAAGACATTTCCCACCTTTTCTCCGGCACTTTTCTTCTTCATGATTTGGTAATCCACAATATCCAcactttttattgttttttggaCCTTTTCCTTTAACAGCTTCTCCTTGCCTGACTGGTTGTGttcttttttcaaatttttttttccggtTATTATCCTCAAAAGGGTTGGGCTtcctgattttcttttcttcttcctcttttttaAGAAGTGCCTTGATGTCTTCTTCTACTCGTAGAGCTTGATTAACAGCAGAAACATAACTGACAACTTCTGTGGACAGTGTTGCCCAACGAATATCGAGCTTTAATGcttgaacaaatttttttctttttcttacctCATCTTCCATGTAATGTGGTGCATAATGTATAAGACGATGGAATTCTGCCTCATATTGAGCTACGGTCATGTCACCTTGGACTAAATCCATAAATTCACGTTCTCGGGTATTTAATATAACTTGAGTTATATATTTACCTTCGAATTTTTGCAGAAAATTGTCCCACGTTTTAGGGGTGTGATTTTTTGTCCACTTATGTTCCACCGTACGCCACCAGTTATGAGCTGCTTCTTCAAATAAGTGGAAAAATTCACCTTTTGTTCTTCAGAATAATTGAGAATAgagaatattttgttaattttgcttAGCCAAGATTATGCTTGATATGCATCTAATTTGCCTTCAAACTTTGGCGGTttgaatctcaaaaatctctcaagagCTCGATCATTTGCCTCAATGTGATGTTCTTGAGCTTGATCATGAGGTCGTGGTTGATTTTGCTGACAAAACTGCACAAATTGAtgcattatttcaaacatattttgtaTGTTTTGTTCTTGGGGGTGGGGGGGGATTGTGTTGAGAGTTTCTGGAATTTCCACCAGTTGCCGAGTTGTGGTCATCTTGAGGGGGAATTTCTTGTCCAATTCTGGCTTGAGTACTATTTTGTGAAGACGTCATTCTaaacacataaatataaaatatgaacatatcttgcactacatatatatatcataaatgtACATAGTTATGTTAGAGGGTAAACAGTCagttttatttataaacaagacatgttttaaatatttacaatacCCAAGCATAATACAAACAGAACTAGCAAACTAGGTCATCATGCCTACAAAAAGTGATGACCTTGATAATTATAATACCTACAAAAGATGATAATTATTAATACTAGTTATATACTAGTGCCAAATAGTCATTGTCTTCATTCGTCGTCTGAGATATCTATAAAAGTTGTGTGGCTCGAGCCTTCATTTGTGCATGTGGTTCCCATGGTAACATTTTGATCCGTATTCGGCAGTGATGTATGTGGTTCAACAGGGTCCGGTTCATAACTAAGCTCATTTTCATTTTTACTTTCAGGTAGGATAGTCATTGGAACAAGTTCATCTACTCCAAATACAACGTTGTCCCACATGGGGTCaggaagaaattcaacttcCGGTGACTGCAACAGATAATCTGTTACCATAAAGGGGTTTTGATCTATTGTGTTGTTCATGACTCCAGGATATTCTACAAAAGGGGCTGGTACATACGGTGGAATATTGTTAGTCAAGCTACTACATCTGGTTTCAAATGTGTTAGTGATGGGAGGAGCTGTGGTTTGATTAGCTTGATTTGTGTAAGATGGACCGATAACACCAGGTTCCATTCCGTGGATAGATTGATAAACCAGTTCACGCCCATGCATGATTAAGTGGTCAATGTGGATCGAAGGGTGTGATACTCCTTTTAAGAAACTAATCAAACCTCGGTCATAGAATTCATGCATGTCTAGTAAATAGATAAGAGTGCGGTCTCTTTCATACAGTACATGACCCAATTCTCCCTGATATGCTAGATTATCAGCCCTCATCCGTTCTTCAATAAATCCATGAAAAGTTTCAGTTGTGCCAAAGGTTTCAAAATGCTCCCGATACATATTCACTAGACATTACAAATCCGAGTtttctttgcttaattttgttATCTCTTCCCCCATTTGTTTGATGATTATAGTTTGTTTATTCTTTGATGTCCCACTAGACTCCATCATCCTGAAAGAAAACATTTCAATTATGAGAAAAAACATAAAGATTAACGTATGACATTATAATAAACCTTAGGCTCCTGTCTCTAGACTCTAAGAAaccatgctctgataccacctaaggTACTCCGGCATTCCGAAAATGTTAGTTCCGGTAATATTTTGGGACGACAGATAGTATGTAccttatctatgcaacaagagGTACAACTTTTGTGTTCAAGTCAACATCTAGTTTGCTGAGTAGCTATAAGAAAAATGAGCGAAAAGTACCTAGCTTGAAACGGGATTCCGTTGCCGTTTTTCGGAATATCTTggtttgattttcttgttcttgaTCTCTCTTTTTACGTCACCTCCAGTGCTATATTGCTTTATGATATGAGGTGAATAGTTGGTGATTTACTGGAATTTTTCGGAAAGGTTTATggattttcttctattttttcttctcttcttcccttcttcctttcttctttcttctttcactTTTCCTCTCTCGGCTGGTCTTGTGAATTGCAAGGAAGAAGGTTCAGATATATAGCCGAGGATTAATGTTTatccatttaatttatttttatttttatttttattattaaatggaaaaaatatcatgtttatccaaacttaatattattatattcttgtATTATATTAAACTTATGTATTGAACCTAATTATAAATTATCTTACATTGAACTTAATAATTATTGTACTTAATTACTTAATATATAAGTTGAGctaaattataatatgttattatattttattatattttgggtaTTTGATTTTGGAATGGGAACCTCATAGTgcttgatgaatttttaagtgtattgtgatgtattttaatgtatttctagatactttggacaaataatgtgataaaattttaaaaatgaaaatagtaaaatttatactaataaaaatgcatttatgCACCTTTGTTGTTAGGGTGTCACATCCTTCAACACAATAATGTTAACTGTACCAATCATATTGAGTTGCataacatatatttatagaTCTTGTAAAATTTCAATGGAGTGTGTTCTTATCAAACAATGAAACAATAAAGACACATTTTCATTGTATAACTAAATTATAATGCAGCAAAAATATGTATTGAACCAACCAAGAGACACACTGATACATCCCAAAAGACCAATGTTGGTTCGGATGTCGTATGGAAAATCGAGACAACGAGTGCAGTGCGGAATGCCCAAAAAAAGCTCCCTTGCGCTATGCTTTTTGCTCGGAGAAGCGCTTTGCTTGGAGCAGCGTCGGATGCCCATTACTGGCACCCCTATGCTAGGCCTTATGTTTGGAATTACTTGGATAGATTGGGGAGCGAGGGTGAGCCTATTTCTGCTCCTGGACATTTCTTCTCCTTTATATTACAATCTTTTACAATCCCTAGCTTACTAGATTGTAATATTTCCTCCATGTTAATTTGATAGACTCAAATGTACAAAAAGGTATCTTTTGATTTGCACCTTCAATTAGTGAAATACTTCCAAGTATTTTCAAGATGATAGTGAGCCTTTTCTTTGAACTTTGTCTCTTAAGCAAATATCAGAACACCACTGACGAACTATCccagatttcaaatatattgttCGAAATACTTAGCATTATTACGTCCTTGTGCTTGATCTTGGAATCATGAAGATTTACAAGACTAAACCATGTTCTTGTGAGAAAAGACATCATTTCTTATGTTCAATATATGAAGTTTCAAATTATGCCTCTAACTATTTGAGATGAAGTTTACAATGTACTCAACCTCAACCACATAGCTATTTACACCAAAGATCCTAGAAGGGACTAATAAATACCTAGTTGTCAACCAATCACATAACATTGATCACTTGTTATTACCCATTTAACTATGGAATAATATAACTGTATAACTATACCCAGTTGGGTTACGATCACTTGGGTTCTTTCAAAGGTTTTAGTCTCATTCCATTAAATGTTTCCTTGATTAAGTCTCTCGAAAAACCCTTTATCAAGAGATCTCTTAGATGCTCGTTGGTCCTAACATAAACCATGTTGATAACACCATCTGTTATCATTTGTTTCACATATTCATGTCTCAAACTAATTTGTCTAGAATTTTCATTATAGACTTTTTTTATAACTCTCGACAACGTAGTTTCACTATCACAATATAAAGAAATAGATGACATCAATTGTGGCCACAACTCAATGTCATATAACATATTTCTTATCCATTTCTTTTCCTGCAACAGCTGGTGTTAGAAACTCACTTTCCATAGTTGAGTGAGTTATGCATGTTTGTTTCTTAGAGGCACAAGATATGACACCTCTTGCAATTGTAAAAATCCAACTAGATGTAGATTTATGTTTTCGTCAACATTGGTTATCCAACTGGTATCCGAGTATCCTTCTAATACCATATGATAATCATTATAAGTCAAACTCATATTTATGATTCTTTTAAGATAATCAAGTATTTTCCCAATTGCACACTGCAAATGCTATATTTCTCCTCGTATAATGCGTAGCGTAAATCAAGCTATCAATTACACTAGCATATTCTAGTTGTGCTCTTGCTCGGTCTCAATTCTTTAGTAATTTCATACTAGTATCATATCGGGTATTAGCTtccttaaattttaaatgattgaATTTAATAAGCATCTTCTCAACATAATGAGATTGACACAACGAGTATAaccactattttttttataacttttatacTAAGATAACAtctatttcattaaatttttaatcttaAAATGAGAAATCAGATACTTCTTGCTATCTTTTACCTCTTGCATATTTGTTTCAAAGACAATCAAGCCATCAacatataaacataaaataacacCAAAATCAATAGTAAATTTTGAATGTATGCATTTAAAGCGACTTTACTAACTTGCAAGATTTATTTTCATTTCCGACTATtataaacccttcaggttgctccatatatatttttcatttaaatcacCATTTAGAAATGTTGTATTCACATCTATTTGGTGTATATGCAACTTATAAATTGAAGCAATAGCGAACAACACTATTATGGATGTTAATCTAGCTACAAGAGCATATGTATCGAAATAGTCTAtacaatgtatttttttaaaagtcttAGTTATCAATCTAGCCTTGAAGGTTTGTATAGACCCCTCGTAATTGTATTTTCTCCTAAACAGTCATTTGTTGCTTATAAGTTTAGATCTTAAAGGAAAGCCGACCAAAATTCAAGTTTGATTATACATTATTGAATCTATTTCATCATTTACTGTCTCTCTCCAAAAAGAGTCATCCCTTGATGACATGACTTCAATAatgtttttaaatctttttcaaTAATAAGCAATAAAAGAAGTTTATTAAGTACACTATTTCtatctttttcaaaaaaaaaaatgttaaaacataaaatgaaataaatcatggTGCTAGattcttttctttcctttcaCATGGTTCGAAAGATGTTAAAGTCTCGTTTCTTTTGTTTTGAGTAGATGTATCGGGTGTATTTTCACATGTTTGATTGTTTGAAAATCGAAATATTCGGTAGAATGAAAgctgaatttattttctataaattaaatatctatTGATTCCACAATTATATTAATCAAGGATCAACAATCTATATGTTGGGacatcgtattctcgcacccaagacgcagcggaagtataaaaattttgttcttgggcgtcgtgtgtttaaaaacatccatagggtgtttagaattatacctttgcgttttaaacgcgggactccaaactattccggtttTTACGCAGAGAtagtccttcttgtaaatccctacgaacggctCTTCTCCTTTGGTCGTCTAATTGggtccacgatcagaaactGAATTTCTCGTTTGGTTTGTactagaaaatccaaacgattTATGCGTTGAGACTATAgtctccgaatttccaaaatccggagacgAAGCGGCACGGCGGTGGAAGAACAAGGAAGAAGCTTGCGGCCAAATTTTTCTCCCAAAAGATGAAGTGGCCGAGAGATGGTTTTCATTAGAATCTTAATtgaatgttaattaattattttttggaaaacTAATGAAGTCAATAATCCCAAAATTATATGACTTGATTTTGCTTCCAATTCAATTCCTTTTGGCCGTGAGATTACCTTTCAATTGGGAAGGAATTCTTGtgaattttatggaaaaaaaatctcTCTTGAATTATGCCCTATCATGGTATATTTATAGAGTGAGAttcctaatctaattaggagtccTTCTCCCACAAGAActctatattttcattataattaaattctcatataattaatatataatgtatttattaacctttaataatacatgatataataatatcatatacacatattttatatcaccatataaaatatatatatacatgtatatgcatattaaattatataaccattatttaatttataaattaactctttagttaatttaattctagactattctagaatatttatgagaatttgtacatgttagtagtcaccactactagcaccacttatttaattagtaaattcaaaattcactaaataaatgatttcgaactcattataaccccgatcgacgatccgagaacGCCGACGtatcaaggatacaaatcttgttcatataatgaaaatcgaaaatttcgaagatcaaaattttcacttaccatattgggcaactgccagttttagtgaactccttcacaaaacaggcagttccactctccttccttatttagcaatcaagctaacttccatttcttccatcctatggaatcagctcataaactcttttataagcttcctgtttgatctccatcaaactatagtcgccaaattccaactctttgaaatttgactatctcaacggcaacacagaatccgatacttgtgtgaccctcaatggttcagggatacagctagccgtgggttcacatctccatgtgattcagaataacatttattcttattcgggtttaccctagttaaccccattcttttcatcaactccttgatcaagaatgtcagaactcatttctgattgcacccatcggatcatggtaagagcgtctagtagcatcgccccatgatcccctaggtatcactgatagtgcctgcaagaacctttagtcatggttagcgtacagtacggtcccttcaacacatatatcccgatcgaatctgcaaccattggtatatcgagagttgcatatgaattcgataaagatgtgatttatctttcagtattaatagtggcatggtatgtacaactaggaaaacaccttttcctaaagcacatttcttgctctggccagagactccttgcactattaactcatcagatcacataggatatcttcacccgtaggcgaacggtgaatccccgactacaatgtatttgctcctacgtatttcgaaactacacccaccctcgccacctgatgaccctcaatggagtcggtaaacggatcaaagtgtatgctagtacgtatagcccctacattgtacCGGgacaaaggactaatggtggaCAACCATAAcagcggactattccactcgataagtgagaaccacttggacagtccgagggagggtttctcagtgcatcatcatatgatcacccatctttgtgaatggacatctctatgcccttgccaatgaaacatggcgtttacatcacagatgctagtctcgagctcgagcgacctttatccttgttttaggtggctgattcgactaggaacctgtttagaatatacggtacacttcctaatgagtctcatgatcttacgttgcgacgcagacctcatggtaccttttgtatattcaaggactttatctatgcagcttgcatgggtatacagataaagtataatgccataatcaaatgaaatcgtaaaatattattaaaataaagattgttttacattagagtcaataaaagccttagccacaagttggcttgccggacacctactctaacactatATACTTTGGAATTTTTAGCATATCCAACAAAGACACTTTTAATTCCTCTTGCGCTTAACTTTGATGATTTAGTATCATGCATTCTATAAAAAATCTAAACCCCATACTCGTAAATACATCAAGTTTGGTTTTCTACTTTTCCATTCTTCATAAGGAAAAACATGTGTTTTTATAGAAGTAATTCTATTATGAACATGACGGACAATTAGTAAAGATTCTCCCCATAAATTATATGGCATTTTAGCATTAATAAGTATGGAGTTAATCATGTCTGCATAATTTCAAgcaaattattttgttgaatattatatatacaagGCTCGGTGATTATAAgcaaattattttgttgaatattatatatacaagGCTCGGTGATTATAATTACAATTAACTATCAAacaatattgattaatttaaaattgcaGTGGAAAAATAGTTTAAGATACTTAAAATGAACCTCAAAGTCTATAAAAATTTCGGCTTGACCTCCCCATAAGTAAGAaataccaaaaatttaaaatacatgttttctATTGTGTAGTGCATCTagtttttcagaaaaatatGCTGACCAACACGAGTCACAATGACCAACAACATTTTCTCCTTTTGGGAAAACtaataaaaatctgaaacacAAATTAAGATATTTGAAACAGAAGTCCGGAACATTTTTCGTGTGGTGAAATATTGGTATGTCTGAGTTAGTGTTGgaaatttaaagtaaatttaaagattgaataaaaattatgtctcatgaatgtgggagtgtcttttggctctccacattcttgagttaattgaagagttttgactcttcatattcttgagttaatggaaagattaattgagttaattaatcttgcatgacttttggtgtgcattttggggcttataaatagtggagttcatttcctcatttcaagtacatgaaaatcttttctttttcaagtattctcttgcatttcatattgttagcttttcatttggcctccgttaaatctcatgataaagtaaaggtactTTTTCAGTTCGTCGTAGTAGTATCTCGTactaagtcactgctggttgttccgttgtatcctgggaaacaaacgtccaagacgatcctcgaagcacatacaggaggggacgaatctgttttaaggaaactgtatatgctacaggcctcggtttggttttgctttcttttacacgatagtcatactgtaaccatcacacttgtttcggttattGCTTTATCTCTACAAGTTCGTTTCTACGCTATTGTTATTAGCAATTTTTCAAACAGTTAGAATAAATTTTCTCAAATAGTAAAGTAATTGTTTTACAGGAGAGCCACGCTCTGTCCGCGATATGCATCCCCAAGCAATTGGCAAATATGGAGTGAGATCACTTCGTAAGGAAGTGGGGAATGATGATGAAGAAAGAACGAGGTGTAGATGAAcatcaattttaatcattattgATGCATTAAAAAATGTAGACTTTTCACAGACTTTATAGCATATGATATGGTTGGTCTTCCTTTCTAAAGGACATTATTTTGGTGCTACTGAAAATGCAATGACCCGTGAGATTATATATTTCTGACAATGCTTTCGGCCAATAAAAGCATGATAatacaaacaaataaataattaagagGGTGAACATTAGAAATATAGGAAGTAAGCTGAAGGCAACCTTAAGCTCATAGACACAATTTTACCCCCAAATCTATTCAGAGCCGTACCTGTGTTGAATGAGACATGAAACGAAAATTGAAAAACGAGCCCTCTTGTTAcagtaataaatataaaattcgaTTTGCAATAACAAATATactaataaatacataaatataccaaaaccaatatattacatcaataataactcaacaaatatttaaaataaaaacataaatactACTCGTCTAGCTATTTTAGAGacgaaaatatttatcaaatgtgTGTAAACCATGCAGTTTCATCAAACATTGtatcatatatatcaattgCTCTTTTTTCATTTGTTATATAACATCTCATGACCATCACCTCCGAACACAACTCATCACCATTAATGTTTGAATGTTCATTGTGACTCAGAAATTGTTAAAACTACATACAAGACTTCATCAAGCTATTTAAATGCTCACTCTTTAACTTgttcaaattcaataaaaatcccAAAAACTTTGAcattgtttaaaattttcaaaccgAACTTTAAGAGAATATCGAGGTTGATCAATTATAAACAGAAAATATTCAACTCTAAAAGCCTTTTCACCCGATTGTGTCACATTATCACTGTCAGTTTCATCAAATTGTTTTTCTTTGAATGATGGTTCGATCCCCATTTTACTTGCCATTTGTGTAGCTTCATCCATGACACTAACAAACCCCTATTCTCTAAACTCGTCAAGAAATTGAATAAGTCTTTGTAAAAGATCgatcacaacatcaatatccaTTTTTTCAGATTGAATAAATTTACTCACAACATTTATTGCATGTAACAAGTTATACCAGATTATCATTCCAAGCAAGAACTCAAAACTCTCAAGATCATATAGTGTCAAGGTCTCAGCAT
Proteins encoded in this window:
- the LOC140987764 gene encoding uncharacterized protein; its protein translation is MTVAQYEAEFHRLIHYAPHYMEDEVRKRKKFVQALKLDIRWATLSTEVVSYVSAVNQALRVEEDIKALLKKEEEEKKIRKPNPFEDNNRKKKFEKRTQPVRQGEAVKGKGPKNNKKCGYCGLPNHEEEKCRRKGGKCLICGSEQHRIQDCPKRTQKTQPTTKAKIHARAYAFLGNKEEEVDPTAVVEGTVTILSSSAETLFDPRATHSFISKVFVRKLPLLSEQLPYSFEISSPIGTTMITDIIYKNCPLNFQEKEYLADLIELPIKNYDIILGMDWLFRHQAQLNCYTKEVYLQTSHPIISKANHTVGIISTAEARAILKDNGQGFLAYLINKPKDQLKISEISVVQEFPEIFSEEINTLPPQRDVDFPLIEYLEHNPDLKLHTEWHLQS